The Paenibacillus pabuli DNA segment CGCATTTTGCAAATGCTGCACGTTATCCTCACGGTTATCCGGTTTGCTCATAGATCTCACCTCCCCAAAAATGGAATCCGTGCTATTTATCCGCACTACAGAAGTGTTCCATAAGAGAGCCAAGCTTATGCATGAAATTCATTCCCCTTTACGTCTATAATGTAGTGGTGAATGGCCTGTAACGGTTTTGAATACTCGTCCGAAATGCGTTACGCTCCCGAAACCCACTTTCCTCGCAATCACGTTCACCTTGAGGTTGGAGCGCTCAAGCTGCTGCTTGGCCTCCTTGATTCGTACACTATTGACGTATTCTACAAAAGCGAACCCTGTCGCCTCTTTGAAGGATCTGCTCAAATAATAAGGACTGATATAGAACTTATCCGCCAGCAAATGAAGCGACAGTTCCTCCATGTAATGTTCGTTGATATAACGGACAATCTCTGAAATCCGTTCATGCATGAGACTTGGTGAGGCCAGCGGTTCAGCGTCTTGCTGCCTGAAATATCTACAGCACATGATGAGCAGCTGCAAGGCAAGTGTCTGGGCATACAACTCGAATCCGCTTCCGCGCTCCTGCATCTCCTGCATAATGGCTCTGGTTTGCATTTCAATCAGCTCCCTGCTGCGCAATGAACCTTTTAGGATCAAATAATCCCGATTCAGCATGGGTTGAAGCGCTTCTTCATGCGAGCCATCCACTGAAAAATACTGCGCATGCATATTAATAATGAGACGCTCATGCTTCGGCCGTTGCGCATTGGTCGTGCGATGCAAAACGTTAGGAGCAATAATGACCACATCGCCCTCCAATATCGTAATGGTCCGGTCCTGAATGAAAAATTCGCGCTCCCCCGACATCAGGACATAGATTTCATACGTGCTGTGAAAATGGCTTACCGGCATATGATGGCTTAATGCTTTCCGGTGGGATACCAGAAATGTACTCTCCGGATTCTCAAAATATAGGTTCCCCATTGAACTGTTGCTCCCTTCCGTGCAGTACTAGATGTTTATATTATATCGCAAGAAATAAGAAGAAATATCCAGATTCCGCAAAAGATGTACATAATCCGGTGGTAAAATGGGAGTACAACCAATCAAGGAGGAAGGATACATGCAAACCACCTCATCTACCACAACGCCAATTCAATGGGCGTTAAAAGCCTGTGAAGCACTAATGGATACATTCGAACCGGAAAATCTTCCGCCAGACCGATTCCATTACCATCAGGGTGTCTTTTTATCTGGTATGGAGAAATGCTGGCGACAGACGGGAGAACAAAAGCTCTATGATTACATGAAGGGCTGGGTCGATAGTCAGATCCTAGAGGATGGCAGCATCAAAAAGTATAAGTCTGATGAACTTGATGACATCCAGCCGGGCGTTCTTCTCTTCACTCTCTACGAGCAGACGGGAGATGAATGCTACAAAAAAGCACTGTACACCTTGGTCCCATTGCTGAAATCCTGGCCTACGAATGCCTCCGGCGGATTCTGGCATAAGGGTCATTATCCAAATCAAATGTGGTTGGACGGTTTATATATGGCAGGGCCTATCGCGGTGCAATTTGCCGAAACCTTTGGTGAGAGCGATTACATCGACATGATGGTCTATCAGGCACTGCTTATGGAAAAACATACAAAAGACCCTGATACTGGATTGCTCTATCACGGATGGGATGAAACAAAAGAAGCCAAATGGGCCGATCCCGTCACGGGTCTTGCTCCGGAATTCTGGGGCCGCGCGATTGGCTGGTATCCGGTGGCTCTGCTTGAAATGTTTGAACACATGCCGGAGGATCATCCGGACAAAGAGAAGCTTGTCACCATTGTACAAGATCTGCTGATTGCGCTGACCAACTATCAGGATCCTGCCACCGGGTTATGGTATCAAGTCATCGACAAAGGCGATCGTCCGGATAACTGGCATGAAAACTCATGTACGGCACTCTTTGCACATGCCATTGCCAAAGCGGTTCGATTCGGATATCTGGACCCTAAATATTTGCAGTATGCCTGGAAAGGTTACCAAGGCGTTATTGATACATTAAAGTTTGACGAGAACGGGAACGTCATCATCGGCAACATCTGTATTGGCACGGGAATCGGCGATTATGCCCACTATATTGCTCGGCCGACCAGTGAAAACGATCTGCACGGGGCCGGCGCCTTCATACTCATGTGCGTAGAGATGAATCTGGCGGCAAAATAGGTTAAACGCAAAGAAGACAGGGACATCAGTCTCAGTCTTCTTTATTTTCTTTTTTTGTCTGATGAATGTAAGCCATGACGATATTAAACGGTTCTCCCCGTACGTTTCCAAAATGCTCTGGACGTTTCCTTCCGTGACATTAAGTTTGCCGATAACAACATTCCCATAATGACGATCACCCCGCCGACGATTTGGGAAATCAGCAGTTCCTGACCCACCATGACGGACAATATTGCAGTGAATATGGGCATCAAATTCATCGTAATACTGGCTTTCCCCGGCCCGAGTTCCTTAACGCCCTGGTTCCAGAACAGAAATGAGCCGATGGAAGGAAATAATCCCAGATAAATAATACCGGTTATACCAAAAGTCGTAATATTCTCCATATGCAGCGGCTCGAGGAATAACAACGGAATCATACCAATAACGCCGATAAAAGCTGTAAAACCTACGAACGTTATTGGGGGAAGATGCTGTCCTCTTTTGCCTACGATTGAATAGAGGGCCCATAAAAATACCGCCACCAGCATGATACCGTCTCCCTGGTTATAATGCGTACTGAATATCCCAAGCAAATGGCCTTTCGTCAGTACAGTCAGTACACCAAGGAAGGATAATACCAATCCTGCGCCCTGCCATCCGGTTATTTTATCTTTGAGGAAAACCAGAGACAACACAATCATTACGGCTGGAGTCAGACTATTAATCAAACTACCGTTAGTAGACGATGTGTGCTGCAATGCCGTGTATGTGAGGAGTGTGTAGGATACAACGCCTACCAGTGATAAGAATAGCAGAATGCCCCAGTTTTTCTTCCATACGTTCAGCCAATTTGGCTTTTCCACCAGCTGCGCAAGCGGAATCAATACGATTGCCGCAATCACCCATCTTAAGAAGGACGCCCAGGTCGGCGGAAAATCGGAGGTTACGGCCTTTCCAAACATCAAGTTTCCAGCCCAAAATAAATTAGCCGAGATCAAAAATAGCCACGCTCTTACTTTCATCATCCTCATTCTCCTATCCGCTTGTATTATTACAGATCCCCGAATCTAAAGT contains these protein-coding regions:
- a CDS encoding glycoside hydrolase family 88/105 protein, which codes for MQTTSSTTTPIQWALKACEALMDTFEPENLPPDRFHYHQGVFLSGMEKCWRQTGEQKLYDYMKGWVDSQILEDGSIKKYKSDELDDIQPGVLLFTLYEQTGDECYKKALYTLVPLLKSWPTNASGGFWHKGHYPNQMWLDGLYMAGPIAVQFAETFGESDYIDMMVYQALLMEKHTKDPDTGLLYHGWDETKEAKWADPVTGLAPEFWGRAIGWYPVALLEMFEHMPEDHPDKEKLVTIVQDLLIALTNYQDPATGLWYQVIDKGDRPDNWHENSCTALFAHAIAKAVRFGYLDPKYLQYAWKGYQGVIDTLKFDENGNVIIGNICIGTGIGDYAHYIARPTSENDLHGAGAFILMCVEMNLAAK
- a CDS encoding AraC family transcriptional regulator, whose translation is MGNLYFENPESTFLVSHRKALSHHMPVSHFHSTYEIYVLMSGEREFFIQDRTITILEGDVVIIAPNVLHRTTNAQRPKHERLIINMHAQYFSVDGSHEEALQPMLNRDYLILKGSLRSRELIEMQTRAIMQEMQERGSGFELYAQTLALQLLIMCCRYFRQQDAEPLASPSLMHERISEIVRYINEHYMEELSLHLLADKFYISPYYLSRSFKEATGFAFVEYVNSVRIKEAKQQLERSNLKVNVIARKVGFGSVTHFGRVFKTVTGHSPLHYRRKGE
- a CDS encoding DMT family transporter, producing MMKVRAWLFLISANLFWAGNLMFGKAVTSDFPPTWASFLRWVIAAIVLIPLAQLVEKPNWLNVWKKNWGILLFLSLVGVVSYTLLTYTALQHTSSTNGSLINSLTPAVMIVLSLVFLKDKITGWQGAGLVLSFLGVLTVLTKGHLLGIFSTHYNQGDGIMLVAVFLWALYSIVGKRGQHLPPITFVGFTAFIGVIGMIPLLFLEPLHMENITTFGITGIIYLGLFPSIGSFLFWNQGVKELGPGKASITMNLMPIFTAILSVMVGQELLISQIVGGVIVIMGMLLSANLMSRKETSRAFWKRTGRTV